The proteins below come from a single Procambarus clarkii isolate CNS0578487 chromosome 54, FALCON_Pclarkii_2.0, whole genome shotgun sequence genomic window:
- the LOC138352759 gene encoding putative per-hexamer repeat protein 5 has translation MTPSVCDLIVVPVLDSGPGLDSGPGLDCGPGLDSGPGLDSGPGLDCGPGLDSGPGLDSGSGLDSGSGLDSGPGLDNGPGLDSGPGLDSGPGLDNGPGLDSGPGLDSGPDLIVVPGLDSGPGLDSGPGLDSGSGLDSGSGLDSGPGLDNGPGLDSGPGLDSGPVLDSGPGLDSGPGLDSGSGLDSGSGLDSGSGLDSGPGLDSGPRT, from the exons ATGACGCCGAGTGTTTGC gacttgatagtggtcccAGTACTTGATAGTGGCCcaggacttgatagtggtccaggacttgattgtggtccaggacttgatagtggtccaggacttgatagtggtccaggacttgattgtGGCCCAGGACTTGATAGTGGCCCAGGACTTGATAGTGGCTCAGGACTTGATAGTGGCTcaggacttgatagtggtccaggacttgataatggcccaggacttgatagtggcccaggacttgatagtggtccaggacttgataatggcccaggaCTTGATAGTGGCCCAGGACTTGATAGTGGCCCA gacttgatagtggtcccAGGACTTGATAGTGGCCCAGGACTTGATAGTGGCCCCGGACTTGATAGTGGCTCAGGACTTGATAGTGGCTcaggacttgatagtggtccaggacttgataatggcccaggaCTTGATAGTGGCCCAGGACTTGATAGTGGCCCAgtacttgatagtggtccaggacttgatagtggCCCAGGACTTGATAGTGGCTCAGGACTTGATAGTGGCTCAGGACTTGATAGTGGCTCAGGACTTGATAGTGGCCcaggacttgatagtggtcccaggacttga